AATTGTCTAATCTTAGACTTCTTAAAAGTctaagatacatttttttaggtCGATGTAACTCTAAGCAAACAAATTTTGAACGAATGTTAATTTCTAAAAATGcattataacaataataatataataatcaaTCATTATTGGTAATTGCATAATGATGACTGTCTAATCTCACTcaggtgtgttttctctgcaggtgcTTCCTCCAATATTCAGGATCAGAGCGGTGGGTCAATGTTAGCACCATTATCACTGCGTGTGTATATGTCAAGTACATTAGTGTATGACTCAAATATGTTGTACATGTTGTAGTTGTTAAAATGAACTTTTGAgtgaatatatatttgaatcaattcaatgtttctgttgttttcagctcCCAGCGGtcagtctgcaggaggaggaacaatTGATGGAATAGCAGGAAGTGCTGCAGGTAAATAACAAGgtgtaaaagaagaagaggaagaagaagaagaaaatataaatactgaCCTGATTTGTTTCTATTTCAGTTCAAACAGGTGATTCTTCTTCTGTCGACTCATCAGGTAACTTTTCTGCTTTAAGACTCATCAAACATCATCTACATCAGGTCTGAACATATTCTGTTATTGTCTGCatgctgattggctgacaaAGCAGTGTGTGACGcatcataatcatgtttttggttttccGCAGCTGGAGGTCCAATAAGCTCAGCAGCTTCACAGCCAACAGGTAAACAGTCATCAATTAATAAGTTCCAACTGATCAATGGCtgcatgtacatgtgtgcacacaatgGCAGTAAGTTGTCATCCTTCAGAtcctccaggtcctccaggTCCTTCAGATCCTTCAGGTCCTTCAGGTTCCTCTGGTtcctctggttctctctctggTGTCTCTGCTGTTCAGACTCATCATACAGGTGAACGTACATAGCCTCCTCCAGGGGAACATCttaactgactgttttcagtctttagGTCTGGATGGGCAGAAACTGACACGCATTCATCAGTGTTTGTAGCACCACAGGTGTTGAGATGTTGGAGTATCTTAGAATTGATTCTCTATTGTTTTTACCGATACAAACAGATGCTGAGGATACAATGGtggagaagagacaaaaaattTGAGAAGGATAGACTGTAGACTTTGAGACTAGAGTTCATGGTATTTTCTGTAACAATGCAACTGACCAGAGTTaacaatctgcttcctgttaaCAACAGTACACACATGCCCAGTGTACGTGAGTGGccatgtgatgtgtgttttcaggtgtgtaggtaatcctaaccctaacaaaatatctgtgtgtgtgtgtgtgtgtgtgtgtgtgtgtgtgtgtgtgtgtgtgtgtgtgtgtgtgtgtgtgtgtgtgtgtgtgtaaaagaatgaatgaattcacATGAGTGTGACAAACTTTCTGAGTTATAAATCATGTGTTCATGTCTGCAGGTTCTGATGGAGTCGACTCAGAGTCAAACAGTAAATATCtataaataacaatatataaTGATTCTGATGATTTAAAGTGATATATGatgataattgttttgttttctatgatGTTTGAAGTGAAGAGCTGAAGAGACTTAATGagaaaatctgtaaaataaagacATCTAAAATTCAAGCGGCTGAatactgatctgtgtgtgtgtgtgtgtgtgtgtgtgtgtgtgtgtgtgtgtgtgtgtgtgtgtgtgtgtgtgtgtgtgtgtgtgtgtgttacaggtaaTGGACAGAAACTGCTGaatggaggagcaggagggggtggagcagacagtcagacaggtgAGCTGCAGTGGGCGAGGCTTCAGGAGGAGCTGACAGGTGACAGAGTTACAGTTATGTGATTCAACAACCTGTTTGTTCACCTGTCTCTCTACATCAGGTGCCTCTGATTCATTGGGGGATGGAATTTCTCACCTGGATTTTACAGGTGAGTGTCCAGGTGAGGTCTGTCTGccatcatttcttcttcttctcccttcaTCCTGGTCTGTCCTTGTTGTAGCagctgattattgattattgatatttattacaTAATCCTGCGGTGTATAGTTCTCCTTAGTTTTCCCTACTCTTAATTTCTTCTTCAttggtgtctgtgtgcttgtttccatcctcacctccttttatcttcttcttctccttcaggtACCGTCGCCTCGTCCAGTCACAACTTCCTGCTCAGCCTCATGGGTAGATTTCTGATCTCACACACTgcattttgttctctttctaACTGAGTGGAGGAGCatcactgtttcctctgtcgtctctttcagtgtttcctctgctgtctccttcagtctttcctctgctgtctccttcACTATTTCCTATCTCAGGTCAACACTCTGgctgctgattggtcagataTCTGAACTGTCGTGTTTaatgattgttgtttttgatgTGGTCAGGTGGAGGTGATCCGTTTGGACCAGGTGTTCACATCAACATACCAGGTGTGATCTCTGAGGCAgtttaaacatgtttcactGCTTACACACCTGTGAAAACTGACAGGTAAAAGTACAATAACAGACAGCTCTGATGTCACCTGAGGggaggaacaaaacaaatcccTTTTTGGTGGATTTTGTTATATGATCAGTGGAGATGTGATCAGGTGAACAGTAAAGGTGTGATCAGAGCAGGTATGATCAGGTTTGATCAGTGCAGAAGTGATCAGATGTGAGAGTGAGGGTTTCATCTTGTTTGTATTGACAGGTCACATGACTCCACCCACACAGCTTGATTCTACAGGtgagcttttttcttcttcctcagtttttttttttattttaaaatcaaacgCTGCACAACGTGTGAATAATCTTTATTATTGATCAGTTGTATTATTGTTTTGGCTTATTGATTAGCTGGGATCAAATATATTATCAatcagtttttttgtcatttgtgtttcaGTCATCAGTTCAGGTGTGACAGCTGCTCAGCACAGTGGCACCAGCCTGGATTCACCTGCAGGTACTGACCCAAAATGTCTCATCACATCCTGTCATATAAGCAAACATGTTAATTTCagactgacttttcattttagATGAGGATGAGTTGgtcatttgaaaatatgaattaaCTCTAAGAAACAATATGAAACCAACATATTCTTTTTTCTCCTATTTTCATACTGCTCTGCAAGATCTTGCTTATCATATCAACATCGATCAATTAGGAGTAGACCTCACCGCGCTGAGCTCAGAACCTGACCAATCACCGTCCAGCTCAGTCTCAAGCTCCGCCTATCCTGCAGCCCAGGGCGGTAGGTATAGTAAAGAATTGTACTGTGAAAATCCAGATAGTCTTTTACAAGAATAAACTCATTTAAAtctcacaacatgaaaaacttAATTTACTTACATCAGTAACAACCAAACAAGTACTCTTCATAACTaaattctgtgtgtttgattcatatgtgatatctgttttattttctcagcagATGGCACAGACACTCCAGACGTTAACGGTAACAGTGGGATAATTTTACCTATTGGTGAATATCTGTCACACTTTTAAAGTAATTATACTATGTTATTAATGTGAATACTGACCTTTCATTCACGTTTCAGTTAATTCTATGAGCAAAGATTATTCTAAATCAAAACAGTGAGTTGAATGTTTGATTGGACAAATTTAAATGTTCTTggtttgttttacatatttcatgataTTTTGCTGCTAAAAAGAGGAGATGTTTCCAGTTCAGTGGacaataatgtttaatttaatctgatgagaaactgattaaatgttgagTCAGACTGTGGTGAAGTCAGTGATTGGCTGTGACTCActaacagtttgtgtttgacaggAAACGGTCGACAGACACTGctgacagacacaaatacagGTAACCATAACTGTAACCCACAGAAACTGATATAaacatagacatatatacagaCATGTATCtagaaatatatgtatatgtgtgtgtgtgtgtgtgtgtgtgtgtgtgtgtgtgtgtgtgtgtgtgtgtgtgtgtgtgtgtgtgtgtgtgtatgtgtgtgtgtatacacatatatacCACTACGTGGTAAAAACATTAATACTGATACATGTAGAGACATATAGAttatagagatagatatagagacATAACTATAGACATAAATACTGataaacatattatatattatatacatcattctgcactgtgcaatacaaCTATACAACACTCATCTCtcatttttgttcagtttttaataCTCATATTTATTATCCtaatataatttataattaCATGTTAATTTTGCACAATATTATgttcttatatatatatatatatatatatatatatatatatatatatatatatatatatatatatagtatatatatacacgagtctattctatttcttactttttaattgtattaattttttactattgttattgttttttgtaattttctgtcctttggctgctgtagcaaacaaatttccccacaaatttccccgtttgtgggacaataaaggaatactgattctgatatattgatatatgCACAGACATATATACTGATTTACATAAAGACATACAAGGTATCCATATAGACGCATATATGATAatctgcacagtcaattgctagagagctacaaacttcatgtgaccttcagattagcccaagtacagtacgcagagagcttcatggaatgggtttccatggccgagcagctgcagccaagccacacatcaccaagtgcaatgcaaggcgtcggatgcaatggtgtaaagcacgccgtcactggcctctagagcagtggagacgcgttctctggagtgatgaatcacgcttttccatctggcaatctgatggacgagtctgggtttggaggttgccaggagaacggtacatttcagattgcattgtgccaactgtgaaatttggtggaggaggaattatggtatggggttgtttttcaggagctgggcttggccccttagttccagtgaaaggaacattgaatgcttcaggataccaaaacattttggacaattccatgctcccaaccttgtgggaacagtttggagcgggccccttcctcttccaacatgactgtgcaccagtaATATAGATATAACAACATACATGTATACTGATCGTACAAATAGACATataaagtgacttacagtaattcatacattcacacactgatggcagcggctgccatgcaaggtgtcgaccagcacatcaggagcagtctggggttcagtatcttgcccaaggacacttcaacatgcagcccaggagaatcgaaccagcgaccttcagATAACAAGGCACTGCCTCTTCCCTTGAGCCACAGCCGCCTTATGTTATTAGATTGTACCTATTGTTGAGTTTGACTCAACATGTGTGActcaacacagctgtttgtttctgcagcgGCTGATCAATTTGTTTCCTTCACTGACCTGCAGACTGAGGTCACAGGTAAGACTTCACTCTGTTATGATGCAGTTATTTATAGATTGATCAGTTACTGAAGCTTTAACTGAGAACTGCTAGCTTTACAAATTACAACCTTTTTTCTTATTAAGCGCTATTGAAATCACTGAATAATTGACTTCAGAGCTTGACTAcctgttcagctatgaaatAATCCCCTGTGTCAGCTAGTTCTGATGGCTTAAAATCAAGTGTCAATTAGGAAGCATTGTCCAGTGAAGACTGGTTGCGATTGGTttggttctctctcttcagcttACAGCAGAAAGAACTAATTAAACTGAGTTATCAACGGTAACAAGCTCAGTGGTTCAGCCTGATGGTCAGGTTAATCTGAGCTGATTCATCAAACggaaagaagaaacaaacatgcacTATTTTCTTGATTTATCTCTAGAACTAATGCTGCACTCTTGTGATCTCACTACAAATATGTACTTACATAGGACCTGTTGGGGAAGAAATATGATCTTTCCAGGATGGTATGTCTCCAAAAAATAGGAGGTCATACATGTCTTGTTCAAATATTAAAGTCTGGATAATGATAGTAATGACTGATCAACAAGCAATCTCCTCATAGTCTCTGCAACTATACTCAAATCTACTGTAGTTATGTCTACAGAACAGATGTCTGACAAACCAAGCAAAGGCaaagctaactgctaactaaACCTCGTAAGGAGGCCTTCAACCTATTGATGTTAGCAGACTAAGTGTCTCTCATCTATTTCACCTCTTAGTCCTCTGCTACGTGGAGAGATTCTGCATCACCCCCTTGCTATGTTATTAAACAGACAACATATGTGGAAGCTTCCTCCTGAAGCTGGAAGATAGAATTTGGACACTTGAGAAGGCTCGTTAGGATTATCATGGCAGCACTCCGTGCAGACATACGTGATGTGATATTGCTCCTCCATGATCACGCTTCATAAACTATCTCAATGTAAGCCATCGGTGACTCTGAGTCTTCGTCATCTCTCCTGAACGGTCAAGTGAGCCGAAATTCCACAACAGGACCTACAGATCGAATCCCTGTCACACTCTTATACCTGTCCATTAATTTGCATTATAGAGATATGTGACATCATTATACATCCTCCGTTGTCATTTTTagctgtaacatttaaagatgtaaagTTAAAGATGGTGGTCGAATGTCTGATATCTATTTTATGTTCATCTCAGACTgtagctttcatttttttaaccaGGAGAATTATTTCTCCAACTTGACATTCATCAGAGTGTTGATATTAATGACATCTGCAAGACAAACAGATCAGATGAAAAAGATGTTCACACTTTGAAATAATATCATGAAAAAAGGTGTGCAGCGGAATTCTACCAGCAAGTTCATGTAAACAAGCCCTGTGATTGGTTCTACGTTCTAtctgtgatgatgtaatgagttgttgtggtgatgtcCGCAGGTGGAGCAGACTCAGTGACCAGTCTTCATGTTGACCTCACAGGTGAGACAGATGGACTCATAGACCAATACATCAATAGACTGATCGAGAGTATTGATCAGTGGCAGAAACCTAAATCTGTGTTCTGATTGGTTCCAGCGTCAGGTCTGGGACTCACCCATGATGTCACAGGTAAGGGTTAACCAcgacaaacacatttccaccGCAGCAGGAGTTGGTTTGAACTCACTTCCTGTCATATGATCATGTTACAGAATCAACACCTGTCATCCTTCACACAGGTACacctgtccatctgtgtgtctgctcacctgtctgtctatctttccacctgtctgtctgtctgttcacctgTTTGTCCCTGTGtccttcagcttcaggtggcTCCACCCACACAGACCTGGTTACAATGGCAGCAGACTCCACAGGTACAGACTCAGGTAACCTGGCAGATAAActgcacttcttcttctgctgtagAAATCAGTGCTTTTGTCTGCTCTGTAGTTTTGTTCTCTGATCATGTTTTAAATCCTCGGATCAGACCTCCCTCACACCGTCACTTCTCTATGACATCACATGTGCAACgctgttttgttctgtcctcCACACACGTCATATCCCACCAGGAGCGTTTTAAGAGCAGCACCCCGCCTGCCTTGTGCTTCTGACTGGCTCAGATTGTGTTGATTTGTGGCCGAGTCTGGATTTATTCAGGTTTCTATTTCTGACTTTGATGCTGCTGTCGATCCTCCGACTGCACAGGgcattttattctgaaaccTGAGCAGATGCTCTGTGCCGTTCCTGTGTCTGATTTCCTGTCTGTTCCGATCTGCTCTGAGCAGAGATGCTTGGCTGGTGGAACCATGAGTGTCATGTAGAGCGATCAGGTCGACGTGTCTCGGCGGTAcctcaacacaaacacgccCTGTGGAATCTCACTGAACCAAAGATTTGACTAGGATTGTAGGACAGATAACattatatatagagagagatatcATAgagattgtttgttttattcatagaTTATACATACGTCACATTGTGTACATCTTATATTATCTATAGGCTTTATTATATACTTTATATTCGTTATAGATTGTATTagatatacagtacattatATCATATCTGAACTAGATTATATATACATTGCAATATTTACAGCACATATGGGCAAAACACGGTGCCAGTCGGTTTTGGCCTGCAACatcctcaaaaaaacaaaacaatattaaatcAGTACATGAGGCAGTACAACTAACTCAGTACAACTACACTGAGTCTGCTTGATATTAagcttatttatgtattattatttattcaagtaTGTCTAAACATGTTACAGTATGTCGATGGTGTatgttttcactttaatttgtgcgtgtgtgcgtgcgtcttTCAGGTCATCCAGCTGTGACAGATCACACACAGATGGCTGGTAAGTTTTACAAATGCTCAGAGTTCAAACTAAAACCAGATGACAGAACCAGTTTGAATCTAAAACCAGTAAGGAACATGTTTAAAACCAGTTAATGTGGACCTGATCCGACATATATGTGAGTACACATTAACCAGATTTAGTTACGCTGACCAGTCTGAAACCGATCAATAGAATTACCATACGGTCCAGAGCCAGTCAATAAACTGGTCCCTAAAATTAACAACTGGTCCAGAGTCAGTCTGAAACTGGTAACAGTCTCAAGCTTTGGGTTAACCCAGTTCAAAATCTCTGAGGTTCTGGTTTGTGGTTGATCTTGGTTCTTGTGTTGTTGATCTTGTTCTCAGCTCTGGTTTTTGTTAATAGTTCTAGTTCTATTTAATACTTCTGGTACTCACTAACAGTTCTGGTACTAGTTTAACATTCTTGTTCTTCTAAATGGTTCTGGTTCTTGTTCATCTGGCCTGTTGGTTATAATTAGTATAAGAGTATCTCTGTGTGATCAGGTGCTGAAGGtttgttctttctgtcttcttggTTCTGCTTGTTCTCTGCAGGTTCAGTCACTGAACAGTACAACCCATCTGGTCAGGGTCCTGAAGGTTCGTAtcactctgacctctgacctctgttgGACTGATTGTTTTTACTGTCCCATAGCAGattgttattttcctcttcagCCTGTAGATGAGCAAGTGATTGAACCTTAAGTTATTTTTGGtcaaataataaatgaataaatgatctGAAGTTTGTGATATGAGTAACTGAAATGTCATCATGTGTTAAACCGTCTTTGATCCTTTAAGATGTTTTAACTCAGCAGTATTATGTCATTGAGacatgctgatgaaggttctcaatcatccaggtcatggtgcTGTACTGCAgtcaactggacttgtttcagtttcttgaagacgtttcacgTCTCATCCAAGATGCTTTTTCAGTTCTGACTAAATGGAGGAGATGCAggcttttaaaatctgtgtgggagtgtcagAGTCCTTAAAGtgatagttttgtttttttgaagtggggtcatatgaagtacatatctatagtcgatctgttctcTACCATAATCACCAATCAGCGCAGTCTCAGtttggagaagaagagagccgctccagcccagacgctcagcttagtactgcagtgaacggggtccagagaaaaagcaaaataaaccacctaaaacaaggctcaccttccaaaatctataacagttcaagtgtagagaaaattcacaccgttttacatcgccgtcagacgcactttcttttttcccctgtcttCCTCAGcatcatttcaagaatatttgcatccaaatgGATCCATTGTAAACAACTCAATGCGCTgcagttcatattccaggcctacAGACTAAAACCAGGTGACAGAACCAGTTTGAATCTAAAACCAGTAAGGaacaagtttaaaaacagtTAACGTGGATCTGATCCGACATATATGTGAGTATACATTAACCAGATTTAGTTACACTGACCAGTCTGAAATCGGTCAATAGAACTACCATACGGTCCAGAGCCAGTCAATAAACTGGTCCCTAAAATTAACAACTGGTCCAGAGCCAGTCTGAAACTGGTAACAGTCTCAAGCTTTGGGTTAACCCAGTTCAAAATCTCTGAGGTTCTGGATAGTGGTTGATCTTGGTggtgcttgaaattcaccaaaaacggagaagaggagacagagcatgtgcataaagcttgtgcactgtatacaaacagacgGTAGAGggagaaaccaaacaaaacaagaagaaaatgaaaatggctcATTGGTCGTCCATAATCGTTTTTCGCTCAGcgtagtggcagaggagcagaatattttgtccTAGTAACCCTGATAGGCTAAATATCTtcagcagcaccaacacaagcatgtagtccaccattgttgttgttgctgttgttatgaGATGGCGCGGGGTTAACAGGTtgaaggctagaggtcgaggggtggggcgatggcatCATCGTTactgagaccaggtttcaaacAAGTGcatttacaggatccatgtggacaatcagccaaaacgatgcaaaacatgtgtgtttacacacaaaagcgtTTCCTTATGGATGGCCCCTGAAGTTCAGAGTCGTAAGGGCCACTTATGGGTCGTTGGTCAAAcaggccttcatgtgggttgctgaGTCTAGGTTAGTCCAGGTGTCAATTGCTGTtgagctgtctggggagagaactcagtacagcattgtaggtgggtgataagagatgtcttaggccacctcctctgggCCTAATGACTCTGacactcagagctcacacatgttcatcatgactctgtaaggacactcccacagaGTTTAAAAGACAGCCTCCTCTTCTCCAGTTGGTTAGAACTGAGGGAGCCTCTTgcatgagaggtgaaatgtcctGTTGACTACGATACAGAACTTAGAGTCATTGAGATATTGATTTCTGAATATTGGAATAttataaataactgaaacatttctgttcaaACAATTGAACTGAAGGTGTGTCATTAATATAAAAATCAGTTCAGTAATCAGATTCTGACTTCTCCAAgttgaataaataattaaatgaaaactggATGAATTCATTAGAGAAGCTGCTCTGACGTCTGGTGGTATGACAGTTAAAGTTTGCTCTGTTTCACTTTCCTCATATTACAGTTAATAATCAGGCACAAATAGATACATGACCTCTTCATCATCCTGCAAACTGCTGAGATTAGAAACCCAGCTTTGGAAATACACTGAGTCTTATTTTCACTCACTTCCAGAACGAAATTACAGGCTGACAGATCTTTATTCAAGGAGGTAGTGGTGCTCATAATGCtgttgtccacagggggcgccagaatcaacaagtGTTCCTTATAACTGATAAGTATGAGAAGTAAGAGTTGTTGTGCAAAGTGCCACATGTAGGTCACATTAGTCGGTGAGGACAAatcattttgactttaaaacatttaataatgtCTGACAGAACACGGACAAACGCATTGCAGTTTTTACAGT
This window of the Acanthopagrus latus isolate v.2019 chromosome 3, fAcaLat1.1, whole genome shotgun sequence genome carries:
- the si:ch211-80h18.1 gene encoding uncharacterized protein si:ch211-80h18.1 translates to MSAGSDGVDSESNSNGQKLLNGGAGGGGADSQTGASDSLGDGISHLDFTGTVASSSHNFLLSLMGGGDPFGPGVHINIPGHMTPPTQLDSTVISSGVTAAQHSGTSLDSPADLAYHINIDQLGVDLTALSSEPDQSPSSSVSSSAYPAAQGADGTDTPDVNGNSGIILPIGNGRQTLLTDTNTAADQFVSFTDLQTEVTGGADSVTSLHVDLTASGLGLTHDVTESTPVILHTASGGSTHTDLVTMAADSTGTDSGHPAVTDHTQMAGSVTEQYNPSGQGPEGAENVELEDTC